The following are encoded together in the Plasmodium vinckei vinckei genome assembly, chromosome: PVVCY_12 genome:
- a CDS encoding methionine aminopeptidase 1b, putative codes for MSDNTKECGSSTNQDCNNISKSSDAKKEEALENKKCDNSYENSESLKREDEHVEIKESGNSNLVCKGCGENLTKKLNCPVCLKNKINSYFCSQECFKRSWKEHSKMHKSEKENNEKEADKESKKVEKNKYTGIIEELLPQNYDPTNRKYWIYDSHLRNFLSFKFTGNIRPWPISKMNYVPDHIDKPDYAITSIPTSELKYKRKSDIYVNNSEEIERIKEACILGRKTLDYAHSLVSPGVTTDEIDKKVHEFIIKNNAYPSPLNYYEFPKSCCTSVNEIVCHGIPDYRPLKNGDIINIDISVYYKGVHADLNETYFVGENISDEAKLLVETCYFSLMEAIKKCKPGMLYKNLGNIIDAYVSKKHFSVVRTYSGHGVGKLFHSNPTVPHFRKNKAVGIMKPGHVFTIEPMINEGHYADVLWPDKWTSATADGKLSAQFEHTLLVTQTGVEILTKRFPDSPSLGFDTKDDLYIM; via the coding sequence ATGTCTGATAATACGAAGGAGTGTGGTAGTAGTACCAATCAGGACTGCAACAATATAAGCAAGTCAAGTGATGCGAAAAAGGAGGAAGCAttagaaaacaaaaaatgtgaCAACAGTTATGAAAATTCTGAATCATTGAAAAGAGAAGATGAACATgtagaaataaaagaatcGGGCAATAGTAATTTAGTATGTAAAGGATGTGGAGAAAATCTAACGAAAAAATTGAATTGCCCTGtatgtttaaaaaacaaaataaatagctATTTTTGTAGCCAAGAATGTTTTAAACGCTCTTGGAAAGAACATTCTAAAATGCATAAAAGTGAAAAGGAGAATAATGAAAAGGAAGCAGATAAAGAATCAAaaaaagttgaaaaaaataaatatacaggAATAATAGAAGAATTATTGCCCCAAAATTATGACCCTACtaatagaaaatattgGATTTATGATAGCCATTTAagaaattttttaagttttaAATTTACTGGAAATATAAGACCATGGCCTATATCCAAAATGAATTATGTACCTGATCATATTGACAAGCCAGATTATGCCATTACTTCAATACCTACATCCGaattgaaatataaaagaaaaagtgatatatatgtaaataatagtGAAGAAATTGAAAGAATAAAAGAAGCATGTATATTAGGTAGGAAAACTTTAGATTATGCACATTCATTAGTTAGTCCAGGAGTAACAACTGATGAGATAGATAAAAAAGTTCATGagtttataattaaaaataatgcatatCCATCTccattaaattattatgaattCCCAAAATCATGTTGTACATCAGTAAATGAAATAGTATGTCATGGTATACCAGATTATAGaccattaaaaaatggggatattataaatatagatataagtgtatattataaagGTGTACATGCCGATTTAAATGAAACTTATTTCGTTggagaaaatatatcagATGAAGCTAAACTACTTGTAGAAACttgttatttttcattaatggaagcaattaaaaaatgtaaacctggtatgttatataaaaatcttGGGAATATTATAGATGCTTATGTAtcaaaaaaacatttttcagTTGTTCGTACATATTCAGGACATGGAGTaggaaaattatttcattcaAATCCAACTGTACCTcattttagaaaaaataaagcagTAGGAATAATGAAACCAGGTCATGTATTTACAATCGAGCCTATGATTAATGAAGGTCATTATGCAGATGTTTTATGGCCAGATAAATGGACAAGTGCAACTGCTGATGGAAAATTATCAGCACAATTTGAGCACACCTTGTTAGTTACCCAAACTGGAGTTGAAATACTCACAAAAAGATTTCCAGATTCCCCAAGCCTAGGATTTGATACAAAGGATGATCTATACATTATGTAA
- a CDS encoding cysteine--tRNA ligase, putative, which produces MKLFIFLCLTLFSILYRKTLFCSSININSYYNRKNKTPNRISLKNQFNKKGKFSQKGMLFIPKYMYGKNNFVKNKYVLVKKLFHSTMEANSNLPKWTMPSKENKTITNLMVNNSLTHSKVEFVPQEGNTIKWYACGPTVYDAAHLGHARTYVSFDIIRRILTNYFKYDVFMVINITDIDDKIIKRSEEEKVNFTELARKWEYEFWEDMKNLNVLLPTSITRVSEYVNEIIKFIEKIIENKYAYVSSEGSVYFDIDAFKKNPDHFYARMEPMSVKDETKILEGEGDLGVISKNKKNSYDFALWKSSKPNEPSWDSPWGKGRPGWHIECSTMASKILGKVLDIHSGGVDLRFPHHDNELAQSEAFFDHSQWVNYFLHSGHLHIEGLKMSKSLKNFITIKNMLKKYTSNQIRILFLLNKWDSFMNYSPNGEGMTQCIEIDKFFTNFFALINMKIKNFDLNNCDLYWNDTDNKLNNTFRQTKTNIHNFFLDNFNTPEALVAIQKLITEINIYLQNGKVQIGLLLELKHYINFIMNTFGLFYDEAQKTKPNNFDSLLHVLGSYRSNIRAILQKNAKLIRKASKEIKIDSSDPATLDNNNKINEFIKEIKTNNEDLLKECDLLRDQHLLNMGILIDDRPNNEFVIKVLDENQLQQEKEKRECDLNKKKNTDQKK; this is translated from the exons atgaaattgtttatatttttatgtttaacgcttttttcgattttatatagaaaaacgttattttgttcttccataaatattaatagttACTATAAtaggaaaaataaaacaccAAACAGAATATCCCTTAAAAATcagtttaataaaaaagggaaattTTCACAAAAGGGAATGTTATTTATtccaaaatatatgtacggcaagaataattttgttaaaa acAAATACGTATtagttaaaaaattatttcattcaACCATGGAAGCAAATAGCAATTTACCAAAATGGACTATGCCATCcaaggaaaataaaacaatcaCCAATTTGATGGTGAATAATTCATTGACTCATAGCAAAGTCGAATTTGTTCCACAA GAAGGGAATACCATAAAATGGTACGCATGTGGGCCAACAGTTTATGACGCAGCTCATCTTGGACATGCAAGGACATATGTGAGTTTTGATATAATTAGAAGAATATTGACAAACTATTTTAAGTACGATGTATTTATGGTCATAAATATAACTGATATCGATGataagataataaaaagaagtGAAGAAGAGAAAGTAAATTTTACTGAATTAGCTAGAAAATGGGAATATGAATTTTGGGAagatatgaaaaatttgaatGTTTTATTACCAACATCAATAACTAGAGTTAGTGAATAtgtaaatgaaataatcaaatttatagaaaaaataattgaaaataagtATGCATATGTAAGTAGTGAAGGTAGTgtatattttgatattgatgcatttaaaaaaaatcctGATCATTTTTATGCACGTATGGAACCAATGTCTGTTAAAGatgaaacaaaaatattagaaGGGGAAGGAGATTTAGGAgttatatcaaaaaataaaaaaaattcctATGATTTTGCTTTATGGAAATCTTCGAAGCCTAACGAGCCATCTTGGGATTCACCATGGGGTAAAGGTAGACCCGGTTGGCATATTGAATGTTCAACTATGGCTAGTAAAATATTAGGAAAAGTATTAGATATTCATAGTGGAGGTGTAGATTTAAGATTTCCACATCATGATAATGAATTAGCACAAAGTGAAGCTTTCTTTGATCATAGTCAATGggtaaattattttttacattctGGTCATTTACATATTGAAGGATTAAAAATGTCTAAATCgttgaaaaattttataacaataaaaaatatgttaaaaaaatatacatcaAATCAAATAcgtatattatttcttcttAATAAATGGGATAGTTTTATGAATTATAGTCCAAATGGTGAAGGAATGACACAATGTATAGAAAtagataaattttttacaaatttttttgctttaattaatatgaaaataaaaaattttgatttaaataattgtgATCTTTATTGGAATGATAcagataataaattaaataatacatttaGACAAACTAAAACTAATAttcacaatttttttctcgATAATTTTAACACCCCAGAAGCTTTAGTAGCTATTCAAAAGTTAATTACAGagattaatatatatttacaaaatggAAAAGTACAAATAGGATTATTACTAGAGTTAAagcattatataaattttattatgaacACATTtggtttattttatgatgAAGCACAAAAAACAAAACCAAATAATTTCGATAGCCTTTTACATGTCCTTGGTTCTTATAGAAGTAATATAAGAgcaattttacaaaaaaatgcaaaattaATTAGGAAGGCATCGAAGGAAATTAAAATCGATTCATCAGATCCAGCTACCCTTGATAATAAcaacaaaattaatgaatttataaaagaaataaaaacaaacaatGAAGACTTATTAAAAGAATGTGATTTATTAAGGGATCAACACCTTCTTAACATGGGTATACTAATTGATGATCGTCCAAATAATGAGTTTGTCATTAAAGTTTTGGATGAAAATCAGTTACAACaagaaaaggaaaagaGAGAATGTGatttaaacaaaaagaaaaatactgatcaaaagaaataa
- a CDS encoding heat shock protein 60, putative, with protein MLSRLCGKTIHNGSTDKCVSLLNKIQKRNVAKDIRFGSDARTAMLIGCNKLADAVSVTLGPKGRNVIIEQSFGSPKITKDGVTVAKSIEFNKKLANLGAQMVKQVAANTNDKAGDGTTTATILARSIFQQGCKAVDSGMNPMDLLRGINKGVEKVLEYLNSIKKDVTTTEEIFNVASISANGDKNIGQLIADTMKKVGKEGTITVTEGKTLQHELEIVEGIKFDRGYISPYFINNSKDQKVELDKPYILIHEKKISSVKSLLPVLEHVLQNQSSLLVIAEDVDSDALATLIVNKLRLGLKICAVKAPGFGEHRKALVHDIAVMTGAKVITEEAGLKLDDPDVISYLGKAKSINVSKDNTLIMEGEGKKEEISERCESIRNAIKNNTSDYEKEKLQERLAKITGGVALIKVGGISEVEVNEIKDRIQDALCATKAAVEEGIVPGGGSALLFASKELDSVQTDNYDQRVGVNIIKDACKAPIKQIAENAGHEGSVVAGNILKEKNSNMGFNAQEGKYVNMIESGIIDPTKVVKTAISDAASIASLLTTTEVAIVDSKDGKNEEMPSHMNSVNPMGDMGGMY; from the exons atgcTATCTAGATTATGTGGAAAAACAATACATAATGGAAGTACAGATAAATGTGtttctttattaaataagattcaaaaaagaaatgtaGCTAAAGATATTCGATTTGGGAGTGATGCTAGAACAGCTATGCTAATAG GTTGCAATAAACTAGCGGATGCTGTTAGTGTTACTTTAGGGCCCAAAGGAAGGAATGTAATAATTGAGCAATCGTTTGGATCAccaaaaataacaaaagaTGGTGTAACAGTTGCAAAAAGTAttgaatttaataaaaagctAGCAAATCTCGGAGCACAAATGGTTAAACAAGTTGCAGCAAATACAAATGATAAGGCAGGTGATGGTACAACAACAGCTACAATTTTAGCTAGATCGATTTTTCAACAAGGATGTAAAGCAGTAGATTCAGGAATGAACCCAATGGATCTATTAAGAGGAATAAACAAGGGAGTAGAAAAAGTTttagaatatttaaattcaataaaaaaagatgtAACAACAACagaagaaatatttaatgtaGCAAGTATATCAGCTAATggtgataaaaatattggaCAACTTATTGCTGATACTATGAAAAAGGTAGGGAAAGAGGGAACTATAACAGTTACTGAAGGAAAAACATTACAACATGAATTAGAAATTGTAGAAGgtataaaatttgataGAGGTTATATATCTCCATactttattaataatagtaaagaTCAAAAAGTAGAATTAGATAAAccatatatacttatacatgaaaaaaaaatatctagTGTCAAATCTTTATTACCAGTATTAGAACATGTACTACAAAATCAATCATCTCTTTTAGTTATTGCAGAAGATGTTGATAGTGATGCTTTAGCTACATTAatagtaaataaattaagattgggattaaaaatatgtgcaGTAAAAGCACCAGGATTTGGTGAACATAGAAAAGCACTTGTACATGATATAGCCGTTATGACTGGTGCTAAAGTTATTACTGAAGAAGCAGGATTGAAATTAGATGACCCTGATGTTATTTCCTATTTAGGTAAAGCTAAATCTATAAATGTCTCTAAAGATAATACATTAATTATGGAAGGGGAAGgtaaaaaagaagaaattaGTGAAAGATGTGAAAGTATTAGAAAtgctattaaaaataatacatcagattatgaaaaagaaaaattacaaGAACGACTAGCCAAAATTACTGGTGGTGTTGCTTTAATAAAAGTAGGAGGTATAAGTGAAGTTGAAGTTAATGAAATTAAAGATAGAATACAAGATGCATTATGTGCTACTAAAGCAGCTGTTGAAGAAGGTATAGTACCAGGTGGAGGTAGTGCACTATTGTTTGCTTCAAAAGAATTAGATTCGGTTCAAACTGATAATTATGACCAAAGAGTCGGagttaatataattaaagatGCTTGTAAAGCACCAATCAAACAAATTGCAGAAAATGCAGGACATGAAGGATCTGTTGTTGCAGGAAATATtcttaaagaaaaaaattcaaatatgGGATTTAATGCTCAAGAAggaaaatatgtaaatatgaTTGAATCAGGTATTATTGATCCAACCAAAGTCGTTAAAACAGCTATTTCAGATGCAGCTTCAATAGCATCTTTATTAACAACAACTGAAGTTGCAATTGTAGATTCAAAAgatggaaaaaatgaagaaatgcCATCCCATATGAATTCAGTCAACCCAATGGGTGACATGGGTGGCATGTACTAA
- a CDS encoding tubulin binding cofactor c, putative, translating into MNDNLAKDDYDDLVRKQLKDIENKITDLKNGQFNINKLHEINELSSECIKIKEKISNVYFQLLKHSSVIVYEKKVKEIIKELENLKHEMIKNENNIECQNVNQNFDDNFFIPENCCIDEDPEHSDPIDMPIDLNKHSLSFQNKKNIKIIRGIGESTYSSLLINNMTNCEIIFLDILSSVFIQNITNCTIWSAAVESSLLIYNCVDCNILANSKQIRIHNAVNTNFYINSMSSPIIENSEKLFFFPYNLNFDELPKLLEKINISRTSNKWKEVLDFSWQNMQNTSPNFSISNEVQIYQVKLKKMESIGCNKENDINNTYVIENFPLFLKKLD; encoded by the exons atgaatgacAACTTAGCAAAAGATGATTATGATGATTTAGTACGCAAACAGTTAAAAG acattgaaaataaaatcacagatttaaaaaatggccaatttaatataaacaagttacatgaaattaatgaattatCTTCtgaatgtataaaaataaaagaaaaaatatccaACGTTTATTTTCAACTACTCAAGCATAGTTCAGTTATTGTTTATGAAAAG AaagtaaaagaaataataaaagagttggaaaatttaaaacatgaaatgattaaaaatgaaaataatatagaatgTCAAAATGTTAATCAAAATTTCGatgacaatttttttattcctgAAAATTGTTGTATTGATGAAGATCCTGAACATAGTGACCCAATTGATATGCCAATTGATTTGAATAAACATAGTTTGTCTttccaaaataaaaaaaatataaa GATAATAAGAGGAATAGGAGAATCGACTTACTCAAGTttactaataaataatatg ACTAATTGCGAAATTATATTCCTTGACATATTAAGTTCtgtttttatacaaaacaTAACAAACTGCACTATTTG GTCCGCCGCTGTTGAGTCATCTTTACTGATTTACAACTGCGTCGATTGCAATATTTTGGCAAATTCAAAGCAG ATAAGGATACACAATGCGgttaatacaaatttttacataaattcTATGAGTTCCCCAATTATTGAAAA CTCGGAAAAgctgttttttttccccTATAATTTAAACTTTGATGAGTTACCCAaattattagaaaaaattaatataagcCGAACTTCAAACAAATGGAAAGAAGTCTTAGACTTTAGTTGGCAAAACATGCAA AATACATCACCAAACTTCAGTATTTCAAATGAAgtacaaatatatcaagtaaaattaaaaaaaatggaaagcATTGGATGTAATAAAGAAAacgatataaataatacatatgttatagaaaatttcccattatttttaaaaaaattagattaa
- a CDS encoding prohibitin, putative — translation MNNPQNFDIHNLRRVGKLGVTVGTILGLTSFGSWLLNNSLYNVEAGKRAIKYNRLFGLSNKIYGEGTHFLIPYFERSIIYDVRTKPRVLMSLTGSRDLQMVNITCRVLSRPNEYKLVEIYRTLGKEYDEKVLPSIINEVLKSVVAQYNASQLITQREVVSKSVREQLVRRAKDFNILLDDASITHLSFSAEYEKAVEAKQVAQQEAERSKYIVLKAEQEKKSTIIKAQGEAEVAKLIGLAVKDNPAFMELKKIELSKEVSNIISKCQNKVMLPAESLLINFSK, via the coding sequence atGAATAACCCTCAAAACTTTGATATACATAATCTGAGAAGAGTAGGGAAACTTGGAGTAACTGTAGGAACAATACTTGGTTTAACATCATTTGGTAGTTGGTTACTTAACAACagtttatataatgtaGAGGCAGGAAAAAGagcaataaaatataatagatTATTTGGgttatcaaataaaatatatggtgAAGgaacacattttttaataccgTATTTTGAAAGATCAATTATTTATGATGTTAGAACAAAACCAAGAGTATTAATGTCCTTAACCGGTTCAAGAGATTTACAAATGGTTAATATTACATGTCGTGTATTATCTAGAcctaatgaatataaattagttGAAATTTATCGAACCTTAGGTAAAGAATATGATGAAAAGGTATTACCTTCAATTATTAATGAAGTATTAAAAAGTGTAGTAGCACAATATAATGCTTCTCAATTAATTACACAGAGAGAAGTTGTAAGCAAATCAGTAAGAGAACAATTAGTTCGTCGAGCAAAAGATTTTAATATTCTACTTGATGATGCATCAATTACTCATTTAAGTTTTAGTGCTGAATATGAAAAAGCTGTTGAAGCAAAACAAGTAGCACAACAAGAAGCAGAAAgaagtaaatatattgttttaaaagctgaacaagaaaaaaaatctaCTATTATTAAAGCTCAAGGAGAAGCTGAAGTTGCCAAATTAATTGGGTTAGCCGTTAAAGATAATCCAGCTTTTatggaattaaaaaaaatcgaatTATCTAAAGAAGtttcaaatataatttcaAAATGCCAAAATAAAGTTATGTTACCTGCTGAATCATTActcattaatttttcaaagtaa
- a CDS encoding FAD synthetase, putative: MEEWKDYSKSLELYERIEKLHKEHIDEINKLKNSNNNETKDCDTYINNENQLGNYKKNRDIIKPSMYNYDIMNYYKDELILKKKIIELSEDIITAIDHIYDMLRLCKDNVFLSFNGGKDAVVILHLFRCAYAKYLYDIKGKIIKPKLIYFKDNENEFPEVYQFLNECVYIYDFDINVINGKWDVSITNFIEIIQTQYKNICIEKLNIKTTDSCILPPPIAFINGTRYIDTNTEKLHILNISSKGLPPYLYLNPIFYWTYGAVWTFILYFKIDYCILYDHGYSSIGSMNDTIKNEFLKCNDGYLPAYFLKNWEYERYNRLFHKKK, encoded by the coding sequence ATGGAAGAGTGGAAAGATTATTCAAAATCATTGGAGTTGTATGAAAGAATTGAAAAATTACATAAAGAACATATTGATgagataaataaattaaaaaattccaataataatgaaacaaaAGATTGTGATACATACATAAACAATGAAAATCAGTTaggaaattataaaaaaaatcgtGATATTATAAAACCTAGTATGTATAACTATgatataatgaattattataaagatgaattaatattaaaaaaaaaaattatagaacTATCTGAAGATATTATTACAGCAATAGATCATATTTATGATATGCTTCGTCTTTGTAAAgataatgtatttttatcatttaatgGAGGAAAAGACGCTGTTgttattttacatttatttcgATGTGCATatgcaaaatatttatatgatataaaaggaaaaataataaaacccaaattaatttattttaaggATAATGAAAACGAATTTCCTGAAGtttatcaatttttaaatgaatgtgtatatatatatgattttgatataaatgTTATTAATGGTAAATGGGATGTTAGtataacaaattttattgaaattattcaaacacaatataaaaatatttgtatagaaaaattaaatataaagacaACAGACTCTTGTATATTACCCCCTCCTATAGCATTTATTAACGGGACAAGATATATTGACACAAATACCGaaaaattacatattttaaatattagtTCAAAAGGGCTTCCaccttatttatatttaaatcctatattttattggaCATATGGAGCTGTTTggacttttattttatattttaaaatagattattgtattttatatgatcaTGGATATTCTTCTATAGGCTCTATGAACGATACTATTAAAAacgaatttttaaaatgcaATGATGGTTATTTACCtgcttattttttgaaaaattggGAATATGAAAGATATAATAGattatttcataaaaaaaaataa